The following nucleotide sequence is from Candidatus Eisenbacteria bacterium.
CCGATCTCCCACGCCGTCGCCGCCTCTTCCGCCATCCCCCTCTTTTTCCGGCCGGTTCGGATCCAGGGACGCGACTTCATCGACGGCTCCACCGGCCGGGTCGCGCACATCGACGTGGCGATCAAAGCCGGCGCGTCCACGATCCTGATCATCAACCCGCTGCTCAATATCATGAACGACCGCAGCTCGGTCTGCATTCCGCGGAGCGACGGGAAGTGCGCGAGGATCGTAGAGAAGGGCATGTCCTTCGTCCAGGACCAGGCATCGCGGATCGAGACGCGGACGCGCCTGGACGGTGAGATCCGGCGCGCCCAAGCGGAGTTTCCGCAAGTAAAGATCTATCGGATCGAGCCCTCGTCGGCCGAGGTGATGATGTTCCTCCATCCGACCATGAGCTACTCCGAGCGCGAGCAGATCCTGCGATACGGGTATACCTCGATGACCTCGGTCCTGAAGCGCAGGCGCGCGGTCATCGAAGAGCTGATGCAGTTTCATGGACTGAACCCTTCGGATGAGGCCTCCGTCGCCGAATGATCCATAACCCGCTCAAGAGCCGGCTGAACCGCGGCGAGCTGATCCTCCTGGACGGGGCCCTCGGCACCGAGCTCGAGCGGCGGCAGATCCCGACCCCGCTCCCGCTCTGGAGCGCGCAGGCCCTTTTCGATTCTCCCGATACCGTGCGCTCGATCCACCAGGATTACGTGCGTGCGGGAGCCGATATCCTCACCGCGAATACGTTCCGGGCGACGCCGCGGACGCTGGCGAAGGCGGGGCGCGCGGGGGATGCCGAGCGCATGGTGGCGCGTGCGGTCGCGCTCGCGCGGGAGGCCGCGGATCGGGCGCGGGGAGCGCGTGAGATCCTGATCGCGGGCGCCCTGGCACCCCTCGAGGATTGCTACCGGCCCGATCTCGCGCCCGACCCCGCCTTGGCCGAACGCGAGCACGCGGAGCAGGCGGTCCGGCTCACGCGCGCCGGCGTCGATCTCCTTCTGATCGAAACGATGAACTCGACGGCCGAGGCCAAAGCGGCGCTCCGCGGAGCCAAGGCTTCGGGTCTCCCGGTGCTCGTGAGCTTCATCTGCAAGAGCGCCACGGAAATCTTGAACGGGGAATCGCTTGCGGATGCCGTTGGCGCGGTCGAGCCGTTCAAACCCGACGTCATCCTGGTGAATTGCACGGCGCCGGACATGGTTGCGGGTTGCTTGGGAGAGATGGCGCGCTCGACGCGAACGCCCATCGGCTGCTACCCGAACGCGGGCGCGCCGGACATGGCGCATGGGACGTGGCTCTTCGATCCCGCGTGGACCCCCGAGAAATTCGCGGAGGCCGCCGCCACATGGGTGGCGCGGGGAGCCCAGGTCATCGGCGGGTGCTGCGGGGTCGGACCGGATCACATCCGAGCGCTCCGGGAGGCACTGCCTCCCGTGCTCGTCGAGTAGCGTTGCCACCGCAATCCGCTCCCGAGGCCGCCGGCCCGGCCGCGGCGCCGCCGCTCCGCCCTGCGGCGAGCCTGATTCTCATCTCGCGAACGCCCAAGCTGCGCGTGCTCTGGGTGCGCCGCGCCGAGGCGAATCCATTCCTCGGCGGCTTTCATTCCTTCCCGGGCGGGAGGATGTCGCCCGAAGACGGCCCGACCGACGGGGAGGAGGCGCTCGAGCTGGCAATGATCCGCTGCGCCGTGCGCGAGACGTTCGAGGAAACAGGGATCTTCGTGGGCGTGAACGGGCCGAAACCGGACCAGGCCGCGCGGCGCCTCCTGAGGGAGCAGGTGCTGAACGGCAACGCCGAATTCTGGCCCTCCATCGAACGGATCGGGCTTTCGCTGGACCGCGCGGCGTTCCGGATGTCGGGCCGGTGGGTCACGCCCCCTTTCAGCCGCACGCGTTTCGACACAATGTTCTTCGTTTCCGAGCTCGAGCAGCCGGAATCTCCCGATGTCTGGCCGGGGGAGCTCAGCTCGGGCGAGTGGGTCGAGCCGGATCGGGCGCTCAGGCTCTGGGAGGAAGACCGCGTGACGCTCGCGATGCCCACGCTCCACGCGATTCGGGTGATCGGGGAGGGGGCCGACGATCTTCCGGCCCGGCTTCGCGCGGTACCGGAGGCGAACGGCGTGCCCTCGCGCCATGTGATCCTGCACCCGGGCATCGTGATGGTGCCGCTCCGCACCGAGACGCTCGCGCCGGCGACCCACACGAACGCGGCCGTGATCGGAGACGCCGAGATCGTGATCGTGGATCCGGGCACGGCGGATTCGGGCGAGCTCGAGGCTCTCTACGAGGTGGTGGACGGCGCGACCGCGCGCGGGGGAAAGGTCACCGCAGTGCTCCTCACCCACCGTCACAAAGACCACGTTTCGGGGGCCGACGCCGTCCGCGCGCGCTACGGCGCGCCGGTCTGGGGCCACGGCCTGATCTCGGATCGGGTGCGGCTCGATCGCGAGCTAAGGGACGGTGACCGCATCGAGCTCAAGGGGCCCCATCGACGCCGGGTGCTGGCGCTCCATACGCCCGGGCACTCGCGCTCCCATATCGCGTTCTTCGAGGAGCGGTCGCGAACGCTCTGCGCGGGAGATCTCGTCTCGACGCTGGGAACGGTCGTCGTGGATCCTCCCGACGGGAACATGAGCGATTACCTGCGCTCGCTCGATCGGCTCAGGGAGCTTCAGGCGACCGCGCTCATCCCGGGGCACGGTCCGCCAAGCCGGGGCGTGGACCATCTGCTCGCAGCCCTGCTGGAGCACCGTCGGATGCGGGAAGCGCGGATTCTAAGCGCGTTGAAAGGCGGGCCC
It contains:
- a CDS encoding homocysteine S-methyltransferase family protein, whose amino-acid sequence is MIHNPLKSRLNRGELILLDGALGTELERRQIPTPLPLWSAQALFDSPDTVRSIHQDYVRAGADILTANTFRATPRTLAKAGRAGDAERMVARAVALAREAADRARGAREILIAGALAPLEDCYRPDLAPDPALAEREHAEQAVRLTRAGVDLLLIETMNSTAEAKAALRGAKASGLPVLVSFICKSATEILNGESLADAVGAVEPFKPDVILVNCTAPDMVAGCLGEMARSTRTPIGCYPNAGAPDMAHGTWLFDPAWTPEKFAEAAATWVARGAQVIGGCCGVGPDHIRALREALPPVLVE
- a CDS encoding MBL fold metallo-hydrolase, translating into MGGAGSPGHRRVLRGRTGSHPSAPGGTASRARRVALPPQSAPEAAGPAAAPPLRPAASLILISRTPKLRVLWVRRAEANPFLGGFHSFPGGRMSPEDGPTDGEEALELAMIRCAVRETFEETGIFVGVNGPKPDQAARRLLREQVLNGNAEFWPSIERIGLSLDRAAFRMSGRWVTPPFSRTRFDTMFFVSELEQPESPDVWPGELSSGEWVEPDRALRLWEEDRVTLAMPTLHAIRVIGEGADDLPARLRAVPEANGVPSRHVILHPGIVMVPLRTETLAPATHTNAAVIGDAEIVIVDPGTADSGELEALYEVVDGATARGGKVTAVLLTHRHKDHVSGADAVRARYGAPVWGHGLISDRVRLDRELRDGDRIELKGPHRRRVLALHTPGHSRSHIAFFEERSRTLCAGDLVSTLGTVVVDPPDGNMSDYLRSLDRLRELQATALIPGHGPPSRGVDHLLAALLEHRRMREARILSALKGGPMTEEALREEVYRDTPGAPPALAARTLEAHLERLVEEGRIRKDSGRVMLAK